The Duganella sp. BuS-21 sequence CGACGGCCTGATCACCTCGGGCCGCTGGATTCTGCACAAGATGCCGAAGTTCACCCGCACCGTCTGCCTGGAGTTCTTCGGCCAGGCACGCGATGCGATTCCGTCGATCGTGGAAATCAAGGATTACCTGGACGGCCTGCCGGCCAAGGGCGAACAGTTCGCTTCGCTGCGCCTGGCCGGTCTGGAGCACCTGGACGAGCGCTACCTGCGTGCGGTCGGCTACGCCACCAAATCGAAACGCGGCGTGCTGCCGAAGATGGCGCTGTTCGGCGACATCGTCGGCGACGATGAAAACGCCGTGGCGCAAGCCGCCTCGGAAGTGGTGCGCATCGCCAATACCCGCGTGGGCGAGGGCTTTGTCGCTGTCAGCCCGGAAACGCGCAAGAAATTCTGGCTCGACCGCGCCCGCACCGCCGCCATCGCCAAGCACACCAACGCCTTCAAGATCAACGAAGACGTGGTGATTCCGCTCAACCGCATGGGCGAGTACACCGACGGCATCGAGCGCATCAACATCGAACTGTCGATCAAGAACAAGCTGCAACTGGTCGATGAGCTGCAGGCTTTCTTCGCCGCCGGCAATCTGCCGATCGGCAAGAGCGACGACGCCGACGACAGCGTGGGCGACGCCGAAATGCTGGGCGACCGTCAGCAACAGGCCGAAGCGCTGCTGACGCAAGTCCATGCGCGCTGGACCTATCTGCTGGCCGAGCTCGATAAGCCATTGACGGCCATCACCGCCGCGCTGGCATCGCACGGCATGGACCGCTTGCTGCCGGTGTTTGAAGAACGCCTGAAAACCCAGCCGGACGCCACCCTGTTCGACGTGGTGCAGGACCGTACCATCCGCGTCACGTGGAAACAGGAAATCCGCGCCCAGCTGCGTCAGATCTTCAACGGCGCCGCTTACAAGCTGATCCTGGACGAAGCGACCGCCATCCACAAGCGCGTGCTGCGCGGCCGCGTATTCGTGGCGCTGCACATGCACGCCGGCGACGGCAATGTGCACACCAACTTGCCGGTCAACTCGGATCATTACGAAATGCTGCAACTGGCGCACAAGGCCGTGGCGCGCATCATGACCCTGGCCCGTTCGCTGAACGGCGTGATCTCGGGCGAGCACGGCATCGGCATCACCAAGCTGGAGTTCCTGAACGAGGATGAAATCGGCCCGTTCCGCGAATACAAGCTGCGCGTCGATCCGGAAGGCCGCTTCAACAAGGGCAAGCTGTTGAATCTGGACGGCCTGGAAGCCGATCTGCGCAACGCCTACACGCCGTCGTTCGGCCTGATGGGGCATGAATCGCTGATCATGCAGCAGAGCGATATCGGCGAAATCGCCAACAGCGTCAAGGACTGCCTGCGTTGCGGCAAGTGCAAACCCGTTTGCTCTACGCATGTGCCGCGCGCCAATCTGCTGTACTCGCCGCGCGACAAGATCCTGGCGACGTCGTCGCTGATCGAAGCCTTCCTGTACGAAGAGCAGACCCGTCGCGGCATCTCGATCAAGCACTGGGAAGAATTCGAGGACGTGGCGGATCACTGCACGGTCTGTCACAAGTGCGTGACACCCTGTCCGGTCAACATCGACTTCGGCGACGTGTCGATGAATATGCGCAACCTGCTGCGCAAGATGGACAAGCGCTCCTTCAATCCGGGCAAGGCGGCGGCCATGTTCTACCTGAACGCCACCGACCCTGCCACCATCAACGCCACCCGCGCGGCGATGGTCGGTCTCGGCTACAAGGCGCAGCGCCTGGGCAATGACTTGCTGAAGAAATTCGCCAAGAAGCAGACCAAGGCGCCGCCGCCGAGCGTGGGCAAGCCGAAGGTGCGCGAGCAGGTGATCCACTTCATCAACAAGAAGATGCCGGGCAACCTGCCGAAGAAAACCGCGCGCGCGCTGCTCGATATCGAGGACGACAAGGTCATCCCGATCATCCGCAATCCGAAGACCACCACGGCCGATACGGAAGCGGTGTTCTACTTCCCGGGCTGCGGTTCGGAGCGTTTGTTCTCGCAGGTTGGCCTGGCGACCCAGGCCATGCTGTGGGAAGTGGGCGTGCAGACCGTGCTGCCGCCGGGCTATCTGTGCTGCGGTTATCCGCAACGCGGCGCCGGCCAGTACGACAAGGCCGACAAGATGATGACGGACAACCGCGTGCTGTTCCACCGCATGGCGAACACGCTCAACTATCTGGACATCAAGACCGTGCTGGTCTCGTGCGGCACTTGCTACGACCAACTGGCCACCTACGAGTTCGACAAGATCTTCCCTGGCTGCCGCATCATGGACATCCATGAATATCTGAACGAGAAACAGGTCAGGCTGGAAGGCGTGACCGGTACGCGCTATATGTACCACGAGCCATGCCATACGCCGATGAAGCTGCAGGAGGCGACCAAGACCGTCAACTCGCTGATCCAGACGCACGACAACGTCAAGATCGAGAAGAACGACCGCTGCTGCGGCGACTCGGGCACGCTGATGGTGGCGCGTCCGGACATTTCGACGCAGGTGCGCTTCCGCAAGGAAGAGGAAGTTATCAAGGGCGCCGACAAGCTGCGTGCCGATGGCTTCGACGGCGAAGTCAAGATTCTGACGAGCTGCCCGGCCTGCCTGGGCGGCGTGTCGCGCTACAGCGAAGATGCCGGCACCACCGCCGATTACATCGTGGTGGAGATCGCCAAGCATCTGCTGGGCGAGAACTGGATGCCTGAGTATGTGAAGCGCGCCAATGAAGGCGGCATCGAGCGGGTGCTGGTGTAAATGGCCTGCGATCTGTGCAATTTGCTGACGGCGCCGGGCACGGCGCGGATCTGGGGCGATCACCAGCTGTCGGTGATCGCCGTGGACGAGGCGGAGTATCCGGGCTTTACGCGGGTGGTGTGGAATGCGCACGTCAAGGAAATGACTGACCTGTCGCCGGCCGAGCGCGTGCGCGTGATGGAGGTGGTGTGGGCGGTGGAGTCGGCGCAGCGCGAGGTGATGGCGCCGGAAAAGATCAATCTGGCCAGTTTTGGTAATATGACGCCGCACGTGCATTGGCACGTTATCCCGCGTTACCGCGACGATGCGCACTTCCCGAACCCGACCTGGGCGACGGCTCAGCGTTCTTCGTCGGCGGAAGTGCTGGCTGAGCGCAGCGCGCTGTTGCCGGCATTGCACGCAGCCATCGTCGAGAAAGTGAAAGCATTATGAGCAGCAAACCTGTCCCAACCGCTCTGACGGTCCACAACAAATCCAGGGTGTTGGACGTGGAATTCAATGATGGCCAGTCGTTTTCGATTCCATTCGAACTGATGCGCGTGTATTCGCCGTCGGCCGAGGTGATGGGACATGGTCCGGGGCAGGAAGTGCTACAGGTCGGCAAGCGTGAAGTGGGCATCGCCGGCATCGAGCCGGTAGGCAACTACGCGGTGCAGCCGACCTTCTCGGACGGTCACAACACCGGCATCTTCACCTGGGAATACCTGTACAAGCTGGGCAGCCAGAAAGATGTGCTGTGGACGACCTATATGGACCGCCTGCACGCCTCCGGCTTCGAAGGCGACAGCGGCCGCGAAACCGGCGTCTCGCTCACCGGCCCGTCGACCACGCATCAGCACGGTGGTGGCGGTTGCGGCAGCGGCGGCTGCAAGCACTAAGCCTCACGGCGTCACCTGATCGCGCATCACATACAAACCTCTACTTCGGTTGCCAGGTCCAGACGCGGCTGGCGATGTTGACGGCTTTGGGGATCAGCTTCTGCTGGTAGAACAGGTCGGCCACGCGCTGCTGGTTGGCGGCGATGTCCGGCGTCACCGGCGTGGCGCCGAAGCGCGTGCGTTGCATCCAGGTGGCGATGATGTCCGCCGGTACGCCGGTCTGCTGCGCCAGCAGGGCGCTCACTTCTTTTTGATGCGCGCTGGCCCATTGGCCGGTCAGCCGCACCTGCTCAAGCAAGCTCGAAACCAGTTGCGGCGACTGTTCCACGAATTTGCGCGAGGCGAGGTAGAAGCCATTGGCTTGCGGCAGTCCGGTGTAGTCGCTCAGCACGCGCACCTGATAGGCCTTCTGCGCCGAGGCGAAGTAGGGATCCCACACCACCCACGCATCAATGCCGCCGCTGACAAACGCCGCCCGCGCATCGGATGGCGACAGATAGATCGGCGTGATGTCGCTGAACTTCAAGC is a genomic window containing:
- a CDS encoding FAD/FMN-binding oxidoreductase, which translates into the protein MNAPAQIQALLAETPHGPEATRLREIPYNYTSFSDREIVIRLLGEESWSLLDVLRGARQTGRSARMLYEVLGDIWAVRRNPYLQDDLLDNPKRRQELINALHHRLGEVDKRRLTVDDSGAEADEAARLRSANVAKLLRAASKAVADFGEEFKQVYDLRKRTTKILGRYTDKHNVCFDGMKRISHVTDATDWRVEYPFVVLTPDTEEEMAGLVKGCIELGLTIIPRGGGTGYTGGAIPLTPMSAVINTEKLLNMGAVEMKVLPGLDREYATIYTGAGVITNKVSEAAEKAGFVFAVDPTSAHASCIGGNIAMNAGGKKAVLWGTALDNLASWRMVDPQGDWLEVTRLDHNLSKIHDTPLARFKLEWTHPTAKGESKGAPFKTEILEIAGRKFRKEGLGKDVTDKFLSGLPGIQKEGCDGLITSGRWILHKMPKFTRTVCLEFFGQARDAIPSIVEIKDYLDGLPAKGEQFASLRLAGLEHLDERYLRAVGYATKSKRGVLPKMALFGDIVGDDENAVAQAASEVVRIANTRVGEGFVAVSPETRKKFWLDRARTAAIAKHTNAFKINEDVVIPLNRMGEYTDGIERINIELSIKNKLQLVDELQAFFAAGNLPIGKSDDADDSVGDAEMLGDRQQQAEALLTQVHARWTYLLAELDKPLTAITAALASHGMDRLLPVFEERLKTQPDATLFDVVQDRTIRVTWKQEIRAQLRQIFNGAAYKLILDEATAIHKRVLRGRVFVALHMHAGDGNVHTNLPVNSDHYEMLQLAHKAVARIMTLARSLNGVISGEHGIGITKLEFLNEDEIGPFREYKLRVDPEGRFNKGKLLNLDGLEADLRNAYTPSFGLMGHESLIMQQSDIGEIANSVKDCLRCGKCKPVCSTHVPRANLLYSPRDKILATSSLIEAFLYEEQTRRGISIKHWEEFEDVADHCTVCHKCVTPCPVNIDFGDVSMNMRNLLRKMDKRSFNPGKAAAMFYLNATDPATINATRAAMVGLGYKAQRLGNDLLKKFAKKQTKAPPPSVGKPKVREQVIHFINKKMPGNLPKKTARALLDIEDDKVIPIIRNPKTTTADTEAVFYFPGCGSERLFSQVGLATQAMLWEVGVQTVLPPGYLCCGYPQRGAGQYDKADKMMTDNRVLFHRMANTLNYLDIKTVLVSCGTCYDQLATYEFDKIFPGCRIMDIHEYLNEKQVRLEGVTGTRYMYHEPCHTPMKLQEATKTVNSLIQTHDNVKIEKNDRCCGDSGTLMVARPDISTQVRFRKEEEVIKGADKLRADGFDGEVKILTSCPACLGGVSRYSEDAGTTADYIVVEIAKHLLGENWMPEYVKRANEGGIERVLV
- a CDS encoding HIT family protein, encoding MACDLCNLLTAPGTARIWGDHQLSVIAVDEAEYPGFTRVVWNAHVKEMTDLSPAERVRVMEVVWAVESAQREVMAPEKINLASFGNMTPHVHWHVIPRYRDDAHFPNPTWATAQRSSSAEVLAERSALLPALHAAIVEKVKAL
- a CDS encoding DUF971 domain-containing protein → MSSKPVPTALTVHNKSRVLDVEFNDGQSFSIPFELMRVYSPSAEVMGHGPGQEVLQVGKREVGIAGIEPVGNYAVQPTFSDGHNTGIFTWEYLYKLGSQKDVLWTTYMDRLHASGFEGDSGRETGVSLTGPSTTHQHGGGGCGSGGCKH
- a CDS encoding sulfonate ABC transporter substrate-binding protein; translation: MKKWIYILLALPLLSQATEIKIGFQKSAGLLSMMKTQGVSLPGHTIKWIEFPAGPQMLEALNAGSIDFGSTGAPPPVFAQAGGVDLLYVGAEPAPVNSEALFVPKDSPVRTVADLKGKRVAFQKGSGSHFLLASALQKAGLKFSDITPIYLSPSDARAAFVSGGIDAWVVWDPYFASAQKAYQVRVLSDYTGLPQANGFYLASRKFVEQSPQLVSSLLEQVRLTGQWASAHQKEVSALLAQQTGVPADIIATWMQRTRFGATPVTPDIAANQQRVADLFYQQKLIPKAVNIASRVWTWQPK